From a single Streptomyces sp. NBC_01264 genomic region:
- the gap gene encoding type I glyceraldehyde-3-phosphate dehydrogenase has translation MTRIAINGFGRIGRNVLRALLERDSKLDVVAVNDLTEPATLARLLAYDTTSGRLGRPVTVDGDVLVVDGRRIKVLAEREPAQLPWAELGVDIVLEATGRFATAKAARAHIDAGAKKVLVSAPADGADITLAFGVNSDSYDPALHTIVSNASCTTNALAPLAAVLDELAGIEHGFMTTVHAYTQEQNLQDGPHRDPRRARAAAVNIVPTTTGAAKAIGLVLPNLDGKLSGDSIRVPVPVGSIVELNTTVARDVTREDVLAAYRAAAEGPLAGVLEYSDDPLVSSDITGNPASSIFDSQLTRVEGRHIKVVAWYDNEWGFSNRVIDTLELLAGS, from the coding sequence ATGACTCGCATCGCCATCAACGGATTCGGCCGCATCGGACGCAACGTGCTCCGCGCTCTGCTGGAACGCGACAGCAAGCTCGACGTCGTCGCCGTCAACGACCTCACCGAACCCGCCACCCTCGCGCGGCTGCTCGCCTACGACACCACCTCCGGCCGGCTCGGCCGCCCGGTCACCGTCGACGGGGACGTCCTGGTCGTCGACGGCCGCCGCATCAAGGTGCTCGCCGAGCGCGAGCCGGCCCAGCTGCCCTGGGCCGAGCTCGGTGTGGACATCGTGCTGGAGGCCACCGGCCGGTTCGCCACCGCCAAGGCCGCCCGCGCCCACATCGACGCCGGCGCCAAGAAGGTGCTCGTCAGCGCACCGGCGGACGGGGCCGACATCACCCTCGCCTTCGGGGTGAACAGCGACTCCTACGACCCGGCCCTGCACACGATCGTCTCCAACGCCTCCTGCACGACCAACGCGCTCGCTCCGCTGGCCGCCGTACTGGACGAACTCGCCGGCATCGAGCACGGGTTCATGACCACGGTGCACGCCTACACGCAGGAGCAGAACCTCCAGGACGGTCCGCACCGCGACCCCCGGCGCGCCCGCGCCGCCGCCGTGAACATCGTGCCGACCACGACGGGCGCCGCCAAGGCCATCGGCCTGGTCCTGCCGAACCTGGACGGCAAGCTCTCCGGCGACTCCATCCGCGTCCCCGTACCGGTGGGATCGATCGTCGAGCTGAACACCACCGTCGCCCGCGACGTGACCCGCGAGGACGTCCTGGCGGCCTACCGCGCCGCCGCCGAGGGACCGCTCGCCGGGGTGCTGGAGTACTCGGACGACCCGCTGGTGTCCTCCGACATCACGGGCAACCCCGCCTCCTCCATCTTCGACTCGCAGCTCACCCGCGTCGAAGGCCGCCACATCAAGGTGGTCGCCTGGTACGACAACGAGTGGGGCTTCTCGAACCGGGTCATCGACACGCTCGAACTCCTCGCCGGCAGCTGA
- a CDS encoding SpoIIE family protein phosphatase → MEQLPTPPGERPARTTDASTHASPGASYTATATVSDLGIVTGWSEEARRLLGYAPSEVVGRPAADLLADRSDRSGGPAGSGGTGPAARPVTPGQERWSGTVPLRHRDGRRLDAALLAHRRTALGGAAEWFVLSAVTGPPDASWEGPLGEWAFDRSPCAMAVFDEDLRLVRANEGMHGALTLTEAEMRGLRLSEIAPDPVSEETERGMRRVLETGEPQAVDGFVRPPGAGAAHAWATSLAPVPGPDGRVRAVYLSAQGRPGGDTAPRPALPPTLAGARADTPPDSARTAQELADAAVPRLADFAVVDLLEPSPRGEARAPAAGTGPVTVSRTAVRSVLGGSQEARFAVGDTAVYPALSPPVECLAAGHGAVYGTADPAVARWVAQDPGAGWIGEHGTHSLMLVPLRDGRVTIGLALFSRHRGREPFDLEDLRLAEELTARAATGIHRARRTVREHTTTMTLQRSLLPHTLPVQSALEIASRYLPSGGEAGVGGDWFDVIPLSGARVALVVGDVVGHGMRASATMGRLRTAVRTLADVDLPPDELLTHLDDLIIHLSADETGGETAGGIGTTCLYVVYDPVTRRCTAARAGHPPPAVVSPEGSAYLLDVPAGPPLGLGGLPFETIEVDLPEGSLLALYTDGLLQAREHDIDEALDGMLAALVRPASTLDTVCDRVLSAMLTHRPEDDVALLVARTRALHTDKVAVWDLPSDPAFVAEARRNATDQLTAWGLDEAAFVTELVVSELVTNAIRYGSPPVQLRLIHEGSTLISEVSDASGTAPHMRRARIFDEGGRGLLLVAQLTQRWGTRHTLFGKTIWAEQSLVDF, encoded by the coding sequence ATGGAGCAACTTCCCACCCCTCCCGGTGAGCGGCCGGCCCGGACCACGGATGCCTCGACGCATGCCTCCCCGGGCGCCTCGTACACGGCCACGGCCACCGTCAGTGACCTGGGCATCGTGACCGGGTGGAGCGAGGAGGCCCGCCGACTGCTCGGCTACGCGCCGTCGGAGGTCGTGGGGCGGCCCGCCGCGGATCTGCTCGCGGACCGGTCCGACCGCTCCGGCGGGCCCGCCGGATCCGGCGGTACGGGCCCTGCGGCGCGGCCGGTCACGCCCGGCCAGGAGCGGTGGAGCGGCACCGTCCCGCTGCGCCACCGGGACGGCCGCCGACTGGACGCTGCGCTGCTCGCACACCGCAGGACGGCCCTCGGCGGAGCCGCCGAGTGGTTCGTGCTGTCCGCCGTGACGGGGCCGCCCGACGCCTCCTGGGAGGGACCCCTGGGTGAATGGGCCTTCGACCGGTCCCCCTGCGCCATGGCGGTCTTCGACGAGGACCTGCGGCTGGTCCGGGCGAACGAGGGCATGCACGGCGCGCTCACCCTCACCGAGGCCGAGATGCGCGGGCTGCGCCTGTCGGAGATCGCCCCCGACCCGGTGAGCGAGGAGACGGAGCGGGGGATGCGCCGGGTACTGGAGACGGGAGAGCCGCAGGCCGTGGACGGCTTCGTCCGGCCGCCCGGCGCGGGAGCCGCGCACGCCTGGGCGACCTCGCTGGCCCCCGTACCGGGTCCGGACGGCCGGGTACGGGCCGTGTACCTGAGCGCGCAGGGTCGGCCAGGCGGTGACACCGCCCCGCGGCCGGCGCTCCCGCCGACCCTGGCCGGCGCCCGCGCCGACACCCCGCCGGACAGTGCCCGTACCGCGCAGGAACTGGCCGACGCGGCCGTCCCCCGGCTCGCCGACTTCGCGGTCGTCGACCTGCTGGAGCCCTCCCCGCGCGGCGAGGCCCGGGCCCCGGCCGCCGGGACGGGTCCGGTCACGGTCTCCCGCACCGCCGTGCGGTCGGTGCTCGGCGGGAGCCAGGAGGCCCGGTTCGCGGTCGGGGACACGGCGGTCTACCCGGCGCTGTCGCCCCCGGTGGAGTGTCTGGCCGCGGGGCACGGCGCGGTGTACGGGACCGCCGACCCGGCCGTCGCCCGGTGGGTCGCACAGGATCCCGGGGCCGGCTGGATCGGCGAGCACGGGACCCATTCGTTGATGCTGGTGCCGCTGCGCGACGGCCGGGTCACCATCGGCCTGGCCCTCTTCAGCCGTCACCGGGGGCGGGAGCCCTTCGACCTGGAGGACCTGCGGCTGGCCGAGGAGCTCACGGCCCGGGCGGCCACCGGCATCCACCGTGCGCGCCGGACCGTCCGGGAGCACACCACCACCATGACGCTGCAGCGCAGCCTGCTCCCGCACACGCTGCCCGTGCAGTCGGCGCTGGAGATCGCCTCCCGCTACCTGCCCTCCGGCGGCGAGGCCGGTGTGGGCGGCGACTGGTTCGACGTGATCCCGCTGTCCGGAGCCCGGGTGGCCCTGGTCGTGGGCGATGTGGTCGGCCACGGCATGCGCGCTTCGGCCACCATGGGCCGGCTGCGGACCGCGGTGCGCACGCTGGCGGACGTCGACCTGCCGCCCGACGAGCTGCTCACCCACCTCGACGACCTGATCATCCACCTGTCGGCGGACGAGACGGGCGGTGAAACGGCCGGGGGCATCGGCACCACCTGCCTCTACGTGGTCTACGACCCGGTGACCCGCCGGTGCACCGCCGCCCGGGCCGGTCACCCCCCGCCCGCCGTGGTCTCCCCCGAGGGCTCCGCGTACCTGCTCGACGTCCCGGCGGGGCCGCCGCTGGGCCTGGGCGGCCTGCCCTTCGAGACCATCGAGGTCGATCTTCCCGAGGGCAGCCTCCTCGCGCTGTACACCGACGGCCTCCTGCAGGCCCGCGAGCACGACATCGACGAGGCCCTGGACGGCATGCTGGCGGCCCTGGTCCGGCCCGCCTCCACCCTGGACACCGTCTGCGACCGGGTGCTGTCGGCGATGCTGACCCACCGTCCCGAGGACGACGTGGCCCTGCTCGTCGCCCGGACCCGGGCCCTGCACACCGACAAGGTGGCCGTCTGGGACCTGCCCTCCGATCCCGCTTTCGTCGCGGAGGCCCGCCGCAACGCCACCGACCAGCTGACCGCCTGGGGGCTGGACGAGGCCGCCTTCGTCACCGAGCTCGTGGTCAGCGAGCTGGTCACCAACGCCATCCGCTACGGCTCGCCGCCCGTACAGCTGCGGCTGATCCACGAGGGCTCCACGCTGATCAGCGAGGTTTCGGACGCGAGCGGTACCGCTCCGCACATGCGGCGTGCCCGGATCTTCGACGAGGGAGGGCGCGGGCTGCTGCTGGTCGCGCAGCTCACCCAGCGCTGGGGCACCCGGCACACCCTCTTCGGCAAGACCATCTGGGCCGAGCAGTCCCTCGTCGACTTCTGA
- a CDS encoding GlxA family transcriptional regulator, translating into MPASRPHHVAVLVLEGAKPLDVGIPAQVFTTRASMPYEVRVCGAAPGLVTGGDGLSYSVAHGLEALAWADTVFVPGYRFPDREDPPRAVVEALIAAHDRGARLAAISTGAFALAATGLLDGKRATTHWHYARALAAKWPLVQVDENVLFVDEGSVLTSAGAASGIDLCLHVLRGDLGVAASNHTARRLVAAPYRSGGQAQYVQRSVPEPLGPRFAATREWALHRLGEPLTLETLARHAAVSPRTFSRRFAEDTGYTPMQWVMRARIDVARELLERSERSVEQIAADVGLGTGANLRLHFQHILRTTPSEYRRTFARGE; encoded by the coding sequence GTGCCAGCCTCCCGCCCCCACCACGTCGCCGTCCTCGTCCTCGAAGGGGCGAAGCCCCTCGACGTCGGCATCCCCGCGCAGGTGTTCACGACCCGCGCGAGCATGCCCTACGAGGTCCGCGTGTGCGGAGCCGCCCCGGGGCTCGTGACCGGAGGTGACGGCCTGTCGTACTCCGTCGCCCACGGCCTCGAAGCCCTCGCGTGGGCCGACACCGTCTTCGTCCCCGGCTACCGGTTCCCCGACCGCGAGGACCCGCCGCGGGCCGTCGTCGAGGCACTGATCGCCGCCCACGACCGGGGCGCACGGCTCGCAGCCATCTCCACCGGAGCCTTCGCGCTCGCCGCCACGGGCCTGCTCGACGGCAAGCGCGCCACCACGCACTGGCACTACGCCCGGGCCCTCGCCGCGAAGTGGCCTCTGGTACAGGTGGACGAGAACGTCCTGTTCGTCGACGAGGGCTCGGTGCTCACCTCCGCCGGAGCCGCCTCGGGCATCGACCTGTGCCTGCACGTCCTGCGCGGCGACCTCGGGGTCGCCGCGTCGAACCACACGGCCCGCCGGCTGGTCGCGGCCCCCTACCGCAGCGGCGGCCAGGCGCAGTACGTGCAGCGCAGCGTGCCCGAGCCGCTCGGCCCGCGGTTCGCCGCCACCCGCGAGTGGGCCCTGCACCGGCTCGGCGAACCCCTCACGCTGGAGACGCTCGCCCGGCACGCGGCGGTGTCCCCGCGCACGTTCTCCCGCCGGTTCGCCGAGGACACCGGGTACACGCCGATGCAGTGGGTGATGCGCGCCCGCATCGACGTGGCCCGGGAACTGCTGGAGCGCTCGGAGCGGAGCGTGGAGCAGATCGCCGCGGACGTGGGCCTGGGCACCGGCGCGAACCTGCGGCTGCACTTCCAGCACATCCTGCGGACCACGCCGAGCGAGTACCGGCGCACTTTCGCCCGGGGCGAGTGA
- a CDS encoding carbohydrate binding domain-containing protein — MRTPTRTRTRTRLACALGATLLGAAAVLASPGAAFGANILANGDFESGSTAGWSCSGGLGSVVGSPVHGGSKALAGAASASDNAKCVQTVAVQPNTSYTLSAWVRGSYVYLGVTGGASTWTPSAAAYTKLTVSFTTGASQTSAEIYLNGWYGQGTYHADDITLDGPGGTADTQAPTVPGSLTSTGKTSTSASLSWSASTDNVGVNGYDVYQGAALVATSGTTSATVTGLTSSTAYAFTVRARDAAGNTSAASNTVNVTTDTGTTPPAGFKQAAPYLYLGWGNPPSPTTVMNATGTKWFTMAFILSSGGCNASWDGQRPLTGGIDQSTIASIRAAGGDIVPSIGGWQGNKLGPNCSSAEALAGAYQQVISAYGLKAIDVDIENTDEFENAVVQDRILGALKIVKQNNPGLKTILTFGTSTTGPTSWGNRLIEQSKALNAGIDVFTIMPFDFGNASTDMYASTVSATEGLKAKLKAVYGWDDATAYSHIGISGMNGISDTQETTTVQNWTDIRNWANSHHIARLAFWSVNRDRGCPGGGLQETCSGIAQSDWQFTSLTAGFTG, encoded by the coding sequence TTGCGCACCCCAACCCGAACCCGAACCCGCACACGGCTGGCCTGCGCCCTCGGCGCGACCCTGCTCGGCGCGGCCGCGGTGCTGGCCTCCCCCGGGGCGGCCTTCGGCGCCAACATCCTCGCGAACGGCGACTTCGAGTCCGGCAGCACGGCCGGCTGGTCCTGTTCCGGCGGGCTGGGATCCGTGGTCGGCTCCCCCGTGCACGGCGGGAGCAAGGCACTGGCCGGCGCGGCCAGTGCGAGCGACAACGCCAAGTGCGTCCAGACCGTCGCCGTACAGCCCAACACCAGCTACACGCTCTCCGCCTGGGTCCGCGGCAGCTACGTCTACCTCGGCGTCACCGGCGGCGCCTCCACCTGGACCCCCTCGGCGGCCGCCTACACCAAGCTGACCGTGTCCTTCACCACCGGCGCCTCCCAGACCAGCGCGGAGATCTACCTCAACGGCTGGTACGGACAGGGTACTTACCACGCCGACGACATCACCCTGGACGGCCCCGGCGGCACCGCCGACACCCAGGCGCCCACCGTGCCCGGCAGCCTCACCTCCACCGGCAAGACCTCCACCTCGGCGTCCCTGAGCTGGAGCGCGTCCACCGACAACGTCGGCGTGAACGGCTACGACGTCTACCAGGGCGCTGCGTTGGTCGCCACGTCGGGCACCACCAGCGCGACCGTCACCGGCCTGACCTCGAGCACCGCCTACGCGTTCACCGTGCGGGCCCGCGACGCCGCCGGGAACACCTCGGCCGCCTCGAACACCGTCAACGTCACCACGGACACCGGGACCACGCCGCCGGCCGGCTTCAAGCAGGCCGCGCCGTACCTGTACCTGGGCTGGGGCAACCCGCCGAGCCCGACCACCGTGATGAACGCGACCGGCACCAAATGGTTCACCATGGCGTTCATCCTCTCCTCCGGGGGCTGCAACGCGTCCTGGGACGGTCAGCGCCCGCTGACCGGCGGCATCGACCAGAGCACCATCGCCTCGATCCGCGCCGCGGGCGGCGACATCGTGCCCTCCATCGGCGGCTGGCAGGGCAATAAGCTCGGCCCCAACTGCTCGAGCGCCGAGGCCCTGGCCGGCGCCTACCAGCAGGTCATCAGCGCGTACGGCCTCAAGGCCATCGACGTGGACATAGAGAACACCGACGAGTTCGAGAACGCCGTGGTCCAGGACCGCATCCTCGGCGCGCTCAAGATCGTCAAGCAGAACAACCCCGGCCTGAAGACCATCCTGACCTTCGGCACCTCCACCACCGGCCCGACCAGCTGGGGCAACCGCCTGATCGAGCAGTCCAAGGCGCTGAACGCCGGCATCGACGTCTTCACGATCATGCCGTTCGACTTCGGCAACGCCTCGACGGACATGTACGCCAGCACCGTCAGCGCGACCGAGGGCCTCAAGGCCAAGCTGAAGGCCGTCTACGGCTGGGACGACGCGACCGCCTACTCCCACATCGGCATCTCGGGGATGAACGGCATCAGCGACACCCAGGAGACCACCACCGTCCAGAACTGGACCGACATCCGCAACTGGGCCAACTCCCACCACATCGCGCGCCTCGCCTTCTGGTCGGTGAACCGCGACCGTGGCTGCCCCGGCGGCGGCCTGCAGGAGACCTGCTCGGGCATCGCCCAGAGCGACTGGCAGTTCACCTCCCTCACGGCCGGCTTCACCGGCTGA
- a CDS encoding response regulator transcription factor: MTLTLIAPHTESPAAVLAPREQEALRHIAAGCTYVQTARSMGLSKHTVDAYLRRIRAKLNINTTAEMTRLAISMGL; encoded by the coding sequence ATGACCCTCACCCTGATCGCGCCGCACACCGAATCCCCCGCCGCCGTTCTCGCCCCCCGCGAGCAGGAGGCCCTGCGCCACATCGCCGCCGGGTGCACCTACGTGCAGACGGCCCGCTCGATGGGACTCTCCAAGCACACGGTCGACGCCTACCTGCGCCGCATCCGCGCCAAGCTGAACATCAACACGACGGCCGAGATGACTCGCCTGGCCATCTCCATGGGACTGTGA
- a CDS encoding Pls/PosA family non-ribosomal peptide synthetase — protein sequence MAATPEHGEVTLLDDGTGLDEGQAPDAGEGPGESGKSALFCAGPAAPTRTLVDVFEASVRAHPDELALDDGATRLTYRALAAEVERRRRALAAAGVGLGDRVGVRVPSGTNELYAGILAVLAAGAAYVPVDAEDPDERADLVFGEAGVRAVLGAGQCIEVAAPGAGPAAAGAPAARPGPEHDAWIIFTSGSTGKPKGVAVSHRSAAAFVDAEAALFLTEEPIGPGDRVMAGLSVAFDASCEEMWLAWRYGACLVPVPRSQVRSGADLGPWLAEQEITVVSTVPTLAALWEPEALNEVRLLIFGGEACPPELTQRLVTEGREVWNTYGPTEATVVACASLLTGEEPIRIGLPLNGWELAVVDESGEPVPMGGSGQLVIGGVGLARYLDPEKDAEKYAPLESLGWERAYRSGDLVRAEPEGLVFLGRGDEQIKLGGRRIELGEVDAALQALPGVAGAAAAVRTARSGNQLLVGYLVTQDGWDHAAAVTRLRAELPAALVPLLAPVEELPTRTSGKVDRNALPWPLPELETSGPTEQLYGTEAWLAEQWSETLGVAVTGAADDFFAIGGSSLAAAQLTTRLRTRYPSAAVLDIYQQPTLRKLARHLEKSAQDDGAVRTIAPVPRRTEVIQSLLLIPLFTLVGLRWTVAVLALGNVLHWFGAYPWAPAASWWLVAAGAALLFSPPGRLAIAAGGARLLLRGVKAGRHPRGGNVHLRLWTAERLAEYSGATSLTGSWLERYGRALGAKIGPEVDLHSLPPVTGMLKLGRGCAVESEVDLSGHWLDGDRLEIGAVKVGAGAVVGTRSILFPGARVGKRAEVAPGSAVVGQIPTGQRWAGAPAGKLGKAKRNWPKERPPRGLPWRAAYGAAGFCLTSLPVLAALPALLVAARFMPADAGAGRALAGALLAVVPGALAFGFAYAALILVSVRLLSLGLRTGVHPTHSRIGWQAWTVTQLMDLSRETLFPLYAGLITPVWLRLLGMKIGRGAEVSTVLALPSLTTVGEGAFLADDTLTAPYELGGGWLRIGHSEIGRRAFLGNSGMTAPGRSVPDDGLVGVLSATPKKAKKGSSYLGLPPVRLPRSTADSDQSRTYDPPARLLWARGLVELCRLVPVFCSAALAVLTVAAFCALAAADGPGPWVTAVLSGAVLLAAGVAACVVSAAAKWLLVGRHRTGEHPLWSGFVWRNELADTFVEVLAVPWLIGSVPGTPVLSLWLRALGARIGRGVWCESYWLPETDLVTLGDAVSVNRGCVLQTHLFHDRILRTDTVVLREGATLGPGGIVLPGSTVGARSTLGPASLVMAGESVPADTRWLGNPIEAWRP from the coding sequence ATGGCAGCCACACCAGAGCACGGTGAAGTCACGTTGCTCGACGACGGGACCGGACTCGACGAAGGGCAGGCGCCCGACGCCGGGGAGGGACCCGGGGAGTCGGGCAAGTCCGCCCTGTTCTGTGCCGGACCCGCCGCCCCGACCCGTACCCTCGTCGACGTCTTCGAGGCCTCCGTACGCGCCCACCCCGACGAGCTCGCCCTGGACGACGGCGCCACCCGGCTGACCTATCGGGCGCTCGCCGCCGAGGTGGAGCGACGGCGGCGGGCCCTGGCGGCCGCCGGAGTGGGGCTCGGGGACCGGGTCGGCGTCCGGGTGCCGTCCGGCACCAACGAGCTGTACGCGGGCATCCTGGCCGTCCTCGCGGCGGGCGCCGCCTACGTGCCCGTGGACGCCGAGGACCCGGACGAGCGGGCCGACCTGGTCTTCGGCGAGGCCGGAGTACGGGCCGTGCTGGGCGCCGGCCAGTGCATCGAGGTCGCCGCGCCGGGCGCGGGCCCCGCTGCCGCGGGCGCCCCGGCCGCCCGGCCCGGGCCCGAACACGACGCGTGGATCATCTTCACCTCCGGCTCCACCGGCAAGCCCAAGGGCGTGGCCGTCAGCCACCGCAGCGCCGCCGCCTTCGTGGACGCCGAGGCCGCGCTGTTCCTCACCGAGGAGCCCATCGGCCCCGGCGACCGGGTCATGGCCGGACTGTCCGTGGCCTTCGACGCCTCCTGCGAGGAGATGTGGCTGGCCTGGCGCTACGGCGCCTGCCTCGTGCCCGTCCCCCGCTCACAGGTCCGCAGCGGCGCCGACCTCGGCCCCTGGCTGGCCGAGCAGGAGATCACCGTGGTCTCCACGGTGCCGACCCTGGCCGCCCTGTGGGAGCCCGAGGCCCTCAACGAGGTCCGGCTGCTGATCTTCGGCGGCGAGGCCTGCCCGCCCGAACTCACCCAGCGCCTGGTCACCGAGGGCCGCGAGGTCTGGAACACCTACGGCCCCACCGAAGCCACCGTCGTGGCCTGCGCCTCCCTGCTGACCGGCGAGGAACCGATCCGGATCGGCCTCCCGCTGAACGGCTGGGAACTGGCCGTCGTCGACGAGTCCGGCGAACCGGTGCCCATGGGCGGCAGCGGTCAGCTCGTCATCGGCGGCGTCGGCCTGGCCCGCTACCTCGACCCCGAGAAGGACGCGGAGAAGTACGCCCCGCTGGAATCCCTCGGCTGGGAGCGCGCCTACCGCAGCGGCGACCTCGTCCGCGCGGAACCGGAGGGCCTGGTCTTCCTGGGCCGCGGCGACGAGCAGATCAAGCTCGGCGGCCGGCGCATCGAGCTGGGCGAGGTGGACGCCGCCCTCCAGGCCCTGCCCGGGGTCGCCGGCGCGGCCGCCGCTGTCCGCACCGCGCGCAGCGGCAACCAGCTCCTCGTCGGCTACCTGGTCACCCAGGACGGCTGGGACCACGCGGCGGCCGTGACCCGGCTGCGCGCCGAGCTGCCCGCGGCCCTCGTACCGCTGCTCGCACCGGTCGAGGAGCTGCCCACCCGCACCTCCGGCAAGGTGGACCGGAACGCCCTGCCCTGGCCGCTCCCGGAACTGGAGACCAGCGGCCCCACCGAGCAGCTCTACGGGACCGAGGCCTGGCTCGCCGAGCAGTGGAGCGAGACCCTGGGCGTGGCCGTCACCGGCGCCGCCGACGACTTCTTCGCGATCGGCGGCAGCAGCCTCGCCGCCGCCCAGCTCACCACCCGGCTGCGCACGCGCTACCCGAGCGCGGCCGTCCTCGACATCTACCAGCAGCCCACCCTGCGCAAGCTGGCCCGGCACCTGGAGAAGTCCGCACAGGACGACGGCGCCGTCCGGACCATCGCGCCCGTGCCGCGGCGGACCGAGGTCATCCAGTCCCTGCTGCTGATCCCGCTGTTCACCCTGGTCGGCCTGCGCTGGACCGTGGCGGTGCTCGCCCTGGGCAACGTCCTGCACTGGTTCGGTGCCTACCCGTGGGCGCCCGCCGCCTCCTGGTGGCTCGTCGCCGCCGGCGCCGCACTGCTCTTCAGCCCGCCCGGCCGCCTCGCGATCGCCGCGGGCGGGGCCCGGCTGCTGCTGCGCGGGGTGAAGGCGGGACGCCACCCGCGCGGCGGAAACGTTCACCTGCGGCTGTGGACGGCCGAGCGACTGGCCGAGTACTCCGGCGCGACCTCCCTCACCGGCTCCTGGCTGGAGCGCTACGGGCGGGCCCTGGGCGCCAAGATCGGCCCCGAGGTGGACCTGCACTCGCTGCCGCCCGTCACGGGCATGCTCAAACTCGGCCGCGGCTGCGCCGTGGAGTCCGAGGTCGACCTCTCCGGCCACTGGCTGGACGGGGACCGGCTGGAGATCGGCGCCGTGAAGGTCGGCGCGGGCGCCGTGGTCGGCACCCGCAGCATCCTCTTCCCCGGCGCCCGCGTCGGAAAGCGGGCCGAGGTGGCCCCCGGCTCCGCCGTGGTCGGCCAGATCCCGACCGGCCAGCGCTGGGCCGGAGCCCCCGCCGGGAAACTCGGCAAGGCCAAGCGGAACTGGCCCAAGGAGCGCCCGCCGCGCGGTCTGCCCTGGCGCGCCGCCTACGGGGCGGCCGGCTTCTGCCTCACCTCCCTGCCCGTGCTCGCCGCCCTGCCCGCCCTCCTGGTCGCCGCCCGCTTCATGCCCGCCGACGCCGGAGCGGGCCGGGCCCTGGCCGGAGCGCTGCTCGCCGTGGTGCCGGGGGCGCTCGCCTTCGGGTTCGCGTACGCGGCCCTGATCCTGGTCTCCGTACGCCTCCTCAGCCTCGGACTGCGCACCGGCGTCCACCCGACGCACAGCAGGATCGGCTGGCAGGCCTGGACGGTCACCCAGCTGATGGACCTCTCCCGGGAAACCCTCTTCCCCCTGTACGCCGGACTGATCACACCGGTGTGGCTGCGGCTCCTCGGCATGAAGATCGGCCGGGGCGCCGAGGTGTCCACCGTGCTCGCGCTGCCGAGCCTCACCACCGTCGGCGAGGGCGCCTTCCTCGCCGACGACACCCTGACCGCCCCCTACGAGCTGGGCGGCGGCTGGCTGCGGATCGGACACTCCGAGATCGGCCGCCGGGCCTTCCTCGGCAACTCCGGCATGACCGCGCCGGGCCGCTCCGTGCCGGACGACGGGCTGGTCGGCGTCCTGTCCGCCACCCCGAAGAAGGCCAAGAAGGGCAGCTCCTACCTGGGCCTGCCGCCGGTCCGGCTCCCCAGGTCCACCGCGGACTCCGACCAGAGCCGGACGTACGATCCGCCCGCGCGGCTGCTGTGGGCGCGCGGGCTGGTGGAGCTGTGCCGGCTCGTCCCGGTCTTCTGCTCGGCCGCGCTGGCCGTACTGACCGTCGCCGCGTTCTGCGCGCTGGCCGCGGCGGACGGGCCCGGCCCGTGGGTGACCGCGGTGCTGTCGGGAGCGGTCCTGCTCGCCGCCGGGGTGGCCGCGTGCGTGGTCTCGGCGGCCGCGAAGTGGCTGCTGGTCGGCCGGCACCGGACGGGCGAGCACCCGCTGTGGAGCGGCTTCGTGTGGCGCAACGAACTGGCCGACACCTTCGTCGAGGTACTGGCCGTGCCCTGGCTGATCGGCTCGGTGCCCGGCACGCCGGTACTGTCGCTGTGGCTGCGCGCACTCGGTGCCCGGATCGGCCGGGGCGTGTGGTGCGAGAGCTACTGGCTGCCCGAGACCGACCTGGTCACCCTGGGTGACGCGGTCAGCGTGAACAGGGGCTGCGTGTTGCAGACGCACCTCTTCCACGACCGGATCTTGAGGACGGATACTGTGGTCCTCCGTGAGGGCGCCACCCTGGGCCCGGGTGGCATCGTCCTGCCCGGGAGCACGGTCGGGGCCCGCAGCACGCTGGGCCCCGCCTCCCTCGTGATGGCCGGGGAATCCGTTCCCGCCGACACCCGCTGGCTGGGCAACCCGATCGAGGCGTGGCGGCCTTGA